A genomic window from Deltaproteobacteria bacterium includes:
- the flgM gene encoding flagellar biosynthesis anti-sigma factor FlgM, with product MTISTINTPVTGYETNRLEHLESSRPDTQKSKAAQTAGSDRISISGEGRLKASMFNAAQADEGVRTDKVAEIKARISSGAYAVDSQDIATKMVQQELDIWG from the coding sequence ATGACTATCTCCACCATCAACACCCCTGTCACCGGTTATGAAACCAACCGGCTGGAACACCTGGAATCGTCGCGTCCCGATACGCAAAAATCCAAGGCGGCCCAGACAGCAGGCTCGGACCGTATCTCCATTTCGGGCGAAGGACGTCTCAAGGCGTCCATGTTCAACGCGGCCCAGGCTGACGAAGGCGTCCGAACCGACAAGGTGGCCGAAATCAAGGCCAGGATCTCCTCGGGCGCCTACGCGGTCGACAGTCAGGACATCGCGACCAAAATGGTCCAGCAAGAGCTGGATATTTGGGGATGA